Part of the Rhizobium lentis genome, ATGTGACATGGTCAGCCCTTGATTGCTCCCTGCGTCAGCCCCTCGGTGAAGCGGCGCTGCATCAGGATGTAGAGAAGAATGATCGGCAGGAACGAAATGACGGTGCCCGAAAAGACCAGGCGGTAGTCGGAGGCATAGGTGCTGGCGAAACGGACCAGCCCGAGCGGCAGTGTCTGGACCTCGGGGCTGATCAGCACGATCAGCGGCAGGAAGAAGTCGTTCCAGGTGGAGAGCGCGCTGATGATGACGAGCGCCTGCACCGCCGGCGTCGAGATCGGCAGAAAGACCTTGGTGAGGATCTGGAAATGCGAGGCGCCGTCGATCTTGGCGGCCTCGATCAGATCGTCCGGCACGCCGATGAAGAAGCTCCGCATCAGGAAAATGCCGAAGGGAATACCGTTGCTGACCTGCACCAGCACGATACCAGCAAGCGTGTTGACGAGGTTCAGTCCGAAGAGCACCTGGTAGAGCGGGATGACGATCGCCTGGACCGGCACGGTGAGCCCGAGGATGAAGGCATAGAACAGCCACTCCCGGCCGGGAAAGCGGATCTTGGCGAGGGCATAACCGGCCGGCGCGCAGGTGATGAGCGACAGGAGGACGACGCCGACGAGATTGATCAGGCTGTTGCCGACGAGCTCGCCGAACCCGCCGATTTGCCAGGCATCGAGATAATTCCGCCACATCAGGTCGGCGGGCCAGGTGAAGGGATCAGCCCGGCCGATCTCGGCCTCGGTCTTGAAGCTCGAAATCACCAGCCAGACGAAGGGGGCAAGGATCAGGATCAAGACCGGCGTCAGCGCCAGCACCACCGGCCATTCGCGGTTGCGTACACTCATTGGGACAGCCTCGCGCGCCAGCGGTTGAAGACGATGGTGATGACGATCGCAAGCAGGCTGAGCAGGATGCAGAGCACGGCCGCAAGCCCGTGATCCTGGGACTGGAAGGCAAGCCGATAAATATAGGTCGTGATCAGTTCACTCTGATAGAACGGCCCGCCATTGGTCATGACGAAGACTGTGGCAAAGCCCTTGAGGCCGTTGATCATCGCCAGCGAGATGACGAAGGTCATGACCTCGCGAAGTCCCGGCAGGGTCACATAGATCAGCTTCTGGAAAGCGTTGGCGCCATCCACTTCGGCTGCGTCATAGAGCGAGTGATCGATATTCTGCAGGCCGGCGATGAAGAGCAGCATGTAAAGGCCGAAGCCCTGCCAAGAGCTTGCGACGTTGACGGAGAACAGCACCAGAGCGGGATCCGAAAGCCAGCCTTGCGTGAAGGCGCCGAGCCCGATCTGCGTCAGGGCCGTGTTCAGCAGGCCGAAAAACGGATCGTAGATGTTGGCCCAGATGACGCCGACCACGGCGAGCGAGACCAGATGCGGCAGGAAGAAAGCGGTGCGGAAGAAGACCTGCGTGATCCTCAGCCTGCTGACCGCAAGCGCCAGCAGAAGACCGAGCCCGCCTGCCATCACCACATGATAGGCCAGCCAGGCGAAGGTATGAACGAGGCTCTTCCAGACGATCGGATCCTGCGCCGCCTTGGCGTAATTGCCGACGCCGACGAAACTCGCCGAGGTGTTGAAGCCAGCGGAGCTGTTGAAGCTCAGCCAGAAGGTCGCAGCAATCGGCAGCAGCGTGAAGACGGCGTAGAGCGCGAGCGCCGGCGCCACCAGCCAGAATGCGGTGCGGGCATCGTCATTGGGCGAGCCCTCAGGTAAGGCAGCGCCGGCCGCCCGGCCTTTGGACATGCGGGCAGACAGGCCGCCCGTATGTCCCGCCACGGCAGACGCATCCCTGAGAGGAGCCACGATCTTGCTTCCCTGCGTTTCTGGAACAACCACTATTTGGCCTCGGCCATCTTCGCCTGGAGTTGCTTCATGCCGTCCTCGCCGCCGATCTGGCCGGAGATCAGGCCCTGGATAACCTGGAAATAGGTGTCGAGAACGGTGCCCGGCAGATAGACGCTCGGATTGTAGCCGACGCCGCCAGCGGCCGCGGCGAAGATATCTTTGAGAACAGGGGTCGGCGGTTCGACGCCGGGGATCTCGCGGGGGTAGATCATCGTGCTTGCCGGATCCTGCGCGCGCTTCTTCATCACCGCATCCGACAGCATGAAGTCGATCCACTTCATCGCAAGCTCCGGCTGCTTGGAATTGACCGGCACGAGCCAGCTCCAGCCGACGCCGCCGGTCGGGATCGCTGCACCCTTGATGTCGGAAGGCATCGGCGCATAACCGGCGTTGGCGAGGTCATAGCCGGCCTTGCGGGCATTGGCGGTGAACCAGGGACCGGCAACGAACATCGCCGCGCGCTTGTTGAACCAGAGGCGGGAGGCGCCATCGAGATCCAGGCCGGCCATTTCCTTCTTGATGTAGCCCGCCTCGACCAGCTTCTGCAGCCGGACGGCGCCGGCGGCGATCGATGGATCGTCGAAGGCGACCTCGCGGCGCAGCGCCTTGCCGATCACCTCCTTGCCGCTCGCCGATTGCAACAGGTTGCCGAAGAGATGGCCGGCGCTGCCCGGCGTGCGCGGACCGATGGCGATCGGCTGCAGGCCGGTTTCCTCGATCGCCTTCATCAGCGTTTCGAACTCGGCCCAGGTCGCCGGGATCTTCCAGCCCGCCTGCGCGAAAATGTCTTTGTGATACCAGATGCCGAGAGCATCGAGCCCATCGGGAACTTCGTAGATTTCGCCCCCGAACTGGCCCTTGAGCTCGGTGTAGAGCCAGGGATAGATCTGATCCTTCCAGCCGCGCTTCTCATATTGCTCGGTGAGCGGCATCACCTGCTTGGCGTTCTTGACGACGCTGATGCGGCCGATGCCTGAATTGGTGAGGATCACGTCGGGGCCGGCATCCGACTGGATCGCCGCCTGCACCGCGCCGTTGCTGATCGTCCCGGTCGGCGGCATGAATTCGACGGTCACATCGGGATTGGCCCTTTCGAAATCGGCCTTGATGCCGTTCCAGAGCTGCGCGACCAGCGGTTCGGTGATCTGTTCCGGACCCCACATTTTCAGGGTCTCGGCATGCGCCAGCGAGCTTGTGGCGATCATCGCAGCCAGCGCCGTGCCGCGGGCAAGAAATTTCAGCATTGCTCCCTCCTCCGGGCCGCTCCTCGGCCACGTTTTGCTTGTTGAAAAGGAGACCTCCCTCTCCTTCGTTCCGGGCGGCTAACGCTCCGGATCTTCTTTCTGAAACCGCGCCATGACGGCCTGCTGAACATCGCTGATATGTGCGTGCATCAGTGCCTTGGCGCGGGCGATGTCACGCGCTCTGAAAGCCTGCAGGATCTGATCGCGCTCCTCGGCCGCCCTTACGGCCAGATCGCGGCTCTCATTGGCGATCGAGCGGCAGATCTGGATCTGCAGCGCCAGCCGCGCCAGCGTTTCGACCAGCGGCGCACTTCCTGAAAGCTCGGCGATGGTCTCGTGAAATTCCTTGTCGCGGATGCCGTAGGTCGCCATGTCGCCGCGGCGCAGCGCCGCCACCGCCTCGTCGAGGATGTGTTCGAAGCCGGCGATATGCCGGTCGCTCATCTGCGGAACAGCGAGTTCGACGGCGAAGCACTCAAGCGTCTTGCGTAATTCATAGAGGTCGTCGATCTCCTTGGGCGTGAAGCTGCGCACGAAGAAGCCACGATAGGGCTTGATCTCGATCAGACCTTCCTTGGCAAGCGTGCCGATCGCCTCGCGGAACGGCGTGCGGCTGACCTGCAGGCGTTCCGTCAGTTCCTTTTCGTCGATCGAGACGCCGCTCGGCAGTTCGCCGGAAACGATCAGGCGAACGATCTCCTCGTAAATCCGCTCGCGAAGGGTGAGGTGGCGCGGTGCGTTCATAGTCTCCACTTCCGTCTGGCATTCGTGAGTTAAGTATGCAATATACTAAAGAATATACAATATGGAAAATACAAAACGGGGAATTTTGTTGGGAAACCAGCAGGAGCTGGATCGAAGGAGAGGAGGAAACCCAATGCGAAAGGTCTATATCGTCGGCACCTGCGACACCAAGGGCGCTGAACTGAACTACGCCAGGGAGGTGCTTCTTTCAGCCGGAACCGAGGCCGTTCTGGTCGATGTCGGCACGCTTGCTGAGGGTGCGGGCGCCGACATTCCAGCGTGCGACGTCGCGGCATTTCATCCGGATGGTGCTGCGGCCGTGCTCGGGCAGACCGACCGGGGAACCGCGGTTTCGGCCATGGCCACGGCGCTGACGGGTTTCCTGAAATCACGCAACGATATCGGCGCCGTCCTCGGCCTCGGCGGAACCGGCAATACCGCACTTGTAACGGAAGCGATGCGGGCGCTTCCCATCGGCCTGCCGAAACTGATGGTCTCGACCGTCGCCTCGGGCAATGTGGCTCCATATGTCGGGCCGAATGATCTCACCATGATGTATTCGGTCGTCGACGTCGCCGGCCTGAATGCGATCTCGCGCAAGGTGATCGGCAATGCGGCGAATGCGGCGGCCGGCATGGCCCGCAACCCCGTGCCCGCGTCCAGGGATGATCGACCGGGCATCGGCATGACCATGTTCGGCGTCACCACGTCCTGCGTCACGCAGGTTCGCGAGATGCTCGCCAAGACCCATGAAATCTATGTCTTCCATGCGACCGGCGTCGGCGGCCAGTCGATGGAGAAGCTCGCCGATTCAGGTCTGCTGCAGGGCGTGATCGATGTGACGACGACCGAGGTTCCCGATCTCCTTGTCGGCGGCGTCTTTCCCGCGACCGAGGATCGCTTCGGCGCCATCATCCGCAGCGGCCTGCCCTATGTCGGCTCGGTCGGCGCCGTCGATATGGTGAATTTTGGCGCGCGCGACACAGTGCCGGCACCGTTCTGTGACCGAAGGCTTCACGTCCATAATGCGCAGGTTACCCTGATGCGCACCACCCCAGAGGAAAATCGCCGGATCGGCGCCTTCATTGTCGAACGGCTCAACCGGATGCAGGGGCCGGTCCGCTTTCTGCTGCCGCTTCAGGGCGTGTCGGCGATCGATGCCGCCGGCCAGCCGTTCTACGATCCCGACGCCGACGAGGCACTGTTTTCCGTCATCCGCGCCGGCTGGAACGATGCGCCGAACAGGCGCCTCATCGAGATAGACGCCCACATCAACAGTCCGGAATTTGCCGCGGCACTCGTTGCCAGCTTCCACGATATCCACGCCTGAGGAGAAAGTTTTGACCAACGCCAACCGCAACGACATTCTGAGCAAGCTTCGCCGCAAGATCGCCGAGGGCCGGCCGATCATCGGCGGCGGCGCCGGCACGGGCCTCTCGGCAAAGAGCGAGGAGGCAGGCGGTATCGACCTTATCGTGATCTATAATTCCGGCCGTTACCGCATGGCTGGACGCGGCTCGCTGGCCGGCCTGCTCGCCTGCGGCAACGCCAACGAGATCGTCAAGGACATGGGCCGCGAGGTCCTGCCGGTTGTGCGCCACACGCCGGTGCTTGCCGGCGTCAACGGCACCGATCCGTTCATGCTGCCCGATCACTTCATCGACGAACTGAAGGCAATGGGTTTTGCCGGCATCCAGAATTTTCCGACGGTCGGGCTGATCGACGGCACGTTCCGCGCCAATCTCGAAGAGACCGGCATGGGCTTCGATCTGGAAGTCGACATCATCGCCCGTGCGCACGCCAAGGACATGCTGACGACGCCCTATGTCTTCAGCAGCGATGATGCCGCCGCCATGACCAAGGCGGGTGCCGACATCGTGGTCTGCCATCTCGGCCTGACCACGGGAGGCGCGATCGGTGCGGAAACTGCGCTGACGCTCGACGGATGCGTGGAGAAGATCAACGCATGGTCGGATGCCGCAAGATCGGTGCGCGACGACATCATCGTGCTCTGCCATGGCGGCCCCATCGCCATGCCCGCGGACGCGGCCTATGTGCTCGCCCGCTGCAAGACTTGCAATGGCTTTTACGGCGCCAGCTCAATGGAGCGCTTGCCGACCGAGGTCGC contains:
- a CDS encoding carbohydrate ABC transporter permease; translation: MSVRNREWPVVLALTPVLILILAPFVWLVISSFKTEAEIGRADPFTWPADLMWRNYLDAWQIGGFGELVGNSLINLVGVVLLSLITCAPAGYALAKIRFPGREWLFYAFILGLTVPVQAIVIPLYQVLFGLNLVNTLAGIVLVQVSNGIPFGIFLMRSFFIGVPDDLIEAAKIDGASHFQILTKVFLPISTPAVQALVIISALSTWNDFFLPLIVLISPEVQTLPLGLVRFASTYASDYRLVFSGTVISFLPIILLYILMQRRFTEGLTQGAIKG
- a CDS encoding carbohydrate ABC transporter permease, producing the protein MAGHTGGLSARMSKGRAAGAALPEGSPNDDARTAFWLVAPALALYAVFTLLPIAATFWLSFNSSAGFNTSASFVGVGNYAKAAQDPIVWKSLVHTFAWLAYHVVMAGGLGLLLALAVSRLRITQVFFRTAFFLPHLVSLAVVGVIWANIYDPFFGLLNTALTQIGLGAFTQGWLSDPALVLFSVNVASSWQGFGLYMLLFIAGLQNIDHSLYDAAEVDGANAFQKLIYVTLPGLREVMTFVISLAMINGLKGFATVFVMTNGGPFYQSELITTYIYRLAFQSQDHGLAAVLCILLSLLAIVITIVFNRWRARLSQ
- a CDS encoding extracellular solute-binding protein → MLKFLARGTALAAMIATSSLAHAETLKMWGPEQITEPLVAQLWNGIKADFERANPDVTVEFMPPTGTISNGAVQAAIQSDAGPDVILTNSGIGRISVVKNAKQVMPLTEQYEKRGWKDQIYPWLYTELKGQFGGEIYEVPDGLDALGIWYHKDIFAQAGWKIPATWAEFETLMKAIEETGLQPIAIGPRTPGSAGHLFGNLLQSASGKEVIGKALRREVAFDDPSIAAGAVRLQKLVEAGYIKKEMAGLDLDGASRLWFNKRAAMFVAGPWFTANARKAGYDLANAGYAPMPSDIKGAAIPTGGVGWSWLVPVNSKQPELAMKWIDFMLSDAVMKKRAQDPASTMIYPREIPGVEPPTPVLKDIFAAAAGGVGYNPSVYLPGTVLDTYFQVIQGLISGQIGGEDGMKQLQAKMAEAK
- a CDS encoding GntR family transcriptional regulator yields the protein MNAPRHLTLRERIYEEIVRLIVSGELPSGVSIDEKELTERLQVSRTPFREAIGTLAKEGLIEIKPYRGFFVRSFTPKEIDDLYELRKTLECFAVELAVPQMSDRHIAGFEHILDEAVAALRRGDMATYGIRDKEFHETIAELSGSAPLVETLARLALQIQICRSIANESRDLAVRAAEERDQILQAFRARDIARAKALMHAHISDVQQAVMARFQKEDPER
- a CDS encoding Tm-1-like ATP-binding domain-containing protein; this encodes MRKVYIVGTCDTKGAELNYAREVLLSAGTEAVLVDVGTLAEGAGADIPACDVAAFHPDGAAAVLGQTDRGTAVSAMATALTGFLKSRNDIGAVLGLGGTGNTALVTEAMRALPIGLPKLMVSTVASGNVAPYVGPNDLTMMYSVVDVAGLNAISRKVIGNAANAAAGMARNPVPASRDDRPGIGMTMFGVTTSCVTQVREMLAKTHEIYVFHATGVGGQSMEKLADSGLLQGVIDVTTTEVPDLLVGGVFPATEDRFGAIIRSGLPYVGSVGAVDMVNFGARDTVPAPFCDRRLHVHNAQVTLMRTTPEENRRIGAFIVERLNRMQGPVRFLLPLQGVSAIDAAGQPFYDPDADEALFSVIRAGWNDAPNRRLIEIDAHINSPEFAAALVASFHDIHA
- a CDS encoding phosphoenolpyruvate hydrolase family protein, translating into MTNANRNDILSKLRRKIAEGRPIIGGGAGTGLSAKSEEAGGIDLIVIYNSGRYRMAGRGSLAGLLACGNANEIVKDMGREVLPVVRHTPVLAGVNGTDPFMLPDHFIDELKAMGFAGIQNFPTVGLIDGTFRANLEETGMGFDLEVDIIARAHAKDMLTTPYVFSSDDAAAMTKAGADIVVCHLGLTTGGAIGAETALTLDGCVEKINAWSDAARSVRDDIIVLCHGGPIAMPADAAYVLARCKTCNGFYGASSMERLPTEVAIRAQVEDFAKM